The DNA region AAGGCGATCCGGGCCCAGTTCATCGGCTCCGTCCTCTGCGCCGCCCTTTACGGCATCATCTCCGGCTTCGTGCTGAATTACGTGCTGATGAAAAAAGTCCTGCCCGCCGTCTTCTCCGAAGGCGCGCGCGACATGAGCACGTGGCAGATCGCCGGATACGCCGCCCTCGTCCCCGCCGTCTTCCTCGTCCGCGCCCTCGCCGCATTTTTCAACTCCTACCTCGTCAGCCTCTGCGGCGTCCGCGTCCTCGAACAAGTCCGCCTCGATTTCTTCCAACGCCTCCAGGCTCTCCCTCTTAACTTCTTCGCCCGACACACCAGCGGCGACCTCCTCTCCCGCGGCCTCGCCGACACCAACCAGCTCCAGTACACGCTCACCAACGTCGGCAACGAAATCTTCAAGCAGCCCGCCACGCTCCTCTTCGCGTTGGGCGCACTCATCTACGAAGCCTCCTCCACGCCCGACGCTTGGAAAATGCTCCTTTGCCTCGCCTCCGTTCCCCTCGCCGTCTTCCCGATTCGCTACGTCGGCAAACACATCCTCCGCCGCGCGCAACAACTCCAGTCCCAGCTCGGCGTGGTCAGCGATCGCCTCAGCGAAAATCTTTCGGCCACCAAAGAAATCCGCGCCTTCGGCCTCGAAGAACGCGAAACCAACCGCTTCCGCACCGCGGTCCAGAGCCTCTTTCACGTCCAGATGAAGATCGTGAAGTACTCCAGCTTCCTCTCCCCCACCATCGAGTTCATCTCCTCCCTCGGGATCGCCGGCACCCTCGTTTACGCCTACTACGCGAACATTCCTTGGACCAGTTTCCTGTTCATCGTCGGCGCCATCTACTTCGCCTACGAACCGATCAAAAAAATTGGTGCCATCAACAACGACCTCAAACGCGGCCTCAGCGCCCTCGATCGCATCGAGGAAATCCTCAACGCCCCGCTCGAAATCGACGACCCCGCGAACCCCGTCGCCGTTGACCGCCTCCAGGGCCGCATCGCGTTTCAAAACGTCTCCTTCGCCTACAAGACCGACACCCACGTCCTCAAAGACGTCACCATCGATCTCCCCCCCGGCACCGTCTGCGCCCTCGTCGGCCCCAGTGGCGCCGGCAAATCCACCTTCGCCAACCTCGTCCCGCGTTTCTACGAGGTCTCCAACGGCGGCGTCACCATCGACGGCATCGACCTGCGTGCGATGAAAGTCGCCGACCTCCGCCGCAACATCGCCCTCGTCTCCCAAGACCCCGTCCTCTTCAACGACACCATTTATAACAACCTCCTGCTCGGTCGCGCCGGTGCTACCCGCGAAGAAGTCGAGCAAGCCGCTAAAGACGCCTTCGCCCACGATTTCATCCTGTCTCAGCCCAACGGCTACGACACCATGGTCGGCGAACGCGGCGGCAAACTTTCTGGCGGACAAAAACAGCGCGTCGCCCTCGCCCGCGCCTTCCTGCGCAACGCCCCCATCCTCATCCTCGACGAAGCCACCAGCGCCCTCGACAGCGAGAGCGAAGCCTTCATCCAGCGCGCCCTCCAGAAACTCGTCGTCGGCAAAACTGTCCTCATCATCGCCCACCGCTTCAGCACGATTCGCGACGCCTCCAAAATCCTCGTCTTCGAAGAGGGCCGCATCGTCGCCCACGGCCCCCACGCCCAGCTCTACGGCACCAGCCCCCTCTACAAAACCCTCTACGACCGCCAGCAAGGCGCGGGAGCGGAAGTGCGCGCCTGATCCGTGAATCAGCCCTGCACCAATAACCGCCCCGCAGACTCAGGCGCTGTTTGGGAATTGTCCGTTTGCGCTGGAGGGCGCTGCTTCGTCAGCGCCGTAACCATGGGAAACCCTGCCTCTTGCGGGAAAGAACCCACACCGCACCGCAGCCGCCAAAACCATGCGTGAGCCGGGCCTACGCCCCATGAAATCCCCGCTGCTCTTCCTGATTTTCAACCGGCCCGACACCACCGCCACGGTGTTCTCCCGCATCCGCGAAGCGCGCCCCACCCGCTTGTACATTGCAGCCGACGGCCCCCGCGCCACCCGTCCCGACGAAGCCCGCCACTGCGCCGATACCCGCGCCATCGCCACCGCCATCGACTGGCCTTGCCAGGTGACCACGCTATTCAGGGATAAAAACCTCGGCTGCAAAGAAGCCGTCTCCAGCGCGATCGACTGGTTTTTCAGCCACGAAGAAGAAGGTATCATTCTCGAAGACGACTGCGTTCCCGCCCCCGATTTTTTCCCCTTCTGCGACACCCTGCTCGCGCATCATCGCCACGATCACCGCATCCGCCACATCGCCGGCTGCAACTTCCAGCAAGGCACCACCCGCGGCGACGGCTCCTACTATTTTTCAAACCTCACTCACGTCTGGGGCTGGGCCAGCTGGCGACGCGCATGGCACGACTACGACAAAGACCTCGCGCGATACACCGAAGACGAAATCTTCGAGCAGCTCGAAACTCGTTTCCACGACCCACTGCTCGCCGCCGCCTGGCTCGAGATGGCTGTGAGCATCAAAAAAAAGACCGTCGATACCTGGGATATTCAACTCGCCGTCACCAACCTCATGCACGGCGGTCTATCGATCATTCCCAACGTGAATCTCATCTCCAACATAGGCTTCGACTCCCGCGCCACCCACACACTCTCGGCCACCGACCCCAAAAACGCCCAGCCCATCGGCGCACTCGGCGAAATACGCCACCCATCCACACCCGTGGCCGACCTCGCCGCCGATCTCCACACACTGCACACCGAGATCAAACTCACCGAGGCCCGACGCCAAAAATACGCCCGCCCCAAATACCGCCTGAAACGCTTCATCGCCACCCTCGGCGGCCCTCGGCGCTGGAAACGCGCCGGCACCTGATTCGCCCCCATATCGAGGACCACAGATGCGAAACCTAAGCGTAATCCTCCCGACGCTCAATTCCATGCCCCTGCTGCCGGCGCACATCGCGTCGATGCGCTCATGGATAGACCTCGCCGACGAAATCATCGTCGTGGACAGCCATTCGACCGATGGCACCCAGTATTATTTGCGCGAAAATTTGCGCGCCCACCCCGCGCAAATCCACACCCACCCCCGCGGCCTCTACCAATCCTGGAACAGCGCCATCCAACGCGCCACCGGCCGCTGGCTCTACATCTCCACCGTCGGCGATCCCATCTCCCGCGACCTGCTCGAACACCTGCTCGACACCTCCGAACGCCTTCAAAGCGACGTCCTCCTCGGCAACCCCGCCTTCATCGACGAAAACGACCAGCCCCTCCCGGAGTTCTATTGGGCCCCGAATGAGATCGCGGATACACTCGCCACAGAAGGCCCGGTCACCTTCAGCGGTCCCGCTGCCCTCTTCTACGCCGCGAAACACCTCTACACCTCCGCCCTCCTCGGCAGCTGCGCCAGCAATCTCTACCGCACAACCCACCTGCAACGCCTCCCGTTCTGCACCGACTTCGGCATGGCCGGCGACGCCGCCTGGGGCATCCGCCACGCCCTCGAAACCACCTTCGCCACCACACGCCACCCCGGCTCCTTCTTCCGCGTCCACCGCAAAAGCTACGAAACCTGCGCCTGCGAGTGCGAAACCCTCGAACCACGCCTCCACGCACTTGTCCGGGAGACCTGCTCGCGCCAACCGGCATCCGCCCTGCTGGACGAGCTCCAAATCCCGGAAATGATCACACACCTCACCTCGAGTATTCAGCTCGGCCGCTCCCTCAAAGTCCGGCGGCAACAATCCCGCGGCCCCTGGTACGTGCATCCCGCACTGTGGCGCGAACGCTCCGCGCTTCGATGCCACCGCCAGTCGCTCGACGCCATCGTCGCCCGCTCAACTCAGCTCATCCGCGAATCACACACTCAACGCACAGCCACGCTCACACCTCCCGTCAGCGATCGCTCCACCCAGTCCACGCCCTCGTGAGCACACCTCAGCCGCCCATCCGCGTCCTCTACGACCACCAGGTCTTCACCTGGCAAAATTTCGGCGGCATTTCCCGCTACTACGCCGATCTTCTCTCCGCACTTCACACCAGCGCGGCCTTCCAGCCTAAACTCTCCCTGCTGTATTCGGATAACGCCCACATCGGTGAAACCCCGCCGTGGAAAGACGCCCTCCTCCCCAAGTCCGCCTGCAAACGCCCTCTCTCCGCCCGCCTCTTCCGCCGCTACCGCGCCCGTCACAGCGCCGCCGCGATGAACCGCCAGCACTCCATCGCCGCCCTCCAGCAACGCGACCACGACCTCGTCCACCCCACTTACTACGACCCGTACTTCATCGAACACCTCCGCGGGAAACCCGCCGTGATCACCGTGTACGATATGATCCACGAGCTCTACCCCGAGCACTACCTCGACGACTACACCGTCCGCGAAAAAGAACAGGTCATCCGCCGCGCCGACCACCTCATCGCCATCTCCCACTCGACGAAAAAAGACCTCGTCGAAATCTACGGCATCGCCCCCGCGAAAATCGACGTCGTCCACCTCGGCACCGCCTTCAGCCCCGCCACCTGCCCGCCCGCCTCGCTTCAACTCCCCGATAAATTCTTCCTGCACGTCGGCCACCGCGGCGGCTACAAAAACGCCTACTTCATGCTCCGCGCCCTGCGTGAAATCATCCAGGCTACGCCCGGACTTCACATCATCTTTGCCGGCGGTGGCCATTTCACCAAAAACGAAACCCAG from Nibricoccus aquaticus includes:
- a CDS encoding glycosyltransferase family 4 protein, which encodes MSTPQPPIRVLYDHQVFTWQNFGGISRYYADLLSALHTSAAFQPKLSLLYSDNAHIGETPPWKDALLPKSACKRPLSARLFRRYRARHSAAAMNRQHSIAALQQRDHDLVHPTYYDPYFIEHLRGKPAVITVYDMIHELYPEHYLDDYTVREKEQVIRRADHLIAISHSTKKDLVEIYGIAPAKIDVVHLGTAFSPATCPPASLQLPDKFFLHVGHRGGYKNAYFMLRALREIIQATPGLHIIFAGGGHFTKNETQLIDILGLSDRVHYHEASTPSLVSLYQRALALLCPSLYEGFGLPVTEAFNCGCPVISSRTAALAEVAGDAALYFDAKNIVSIQETFTRVLREPDLLQSLREKGKLRAQEFSPLKCARETAAVYARILGRPTHPF
- a CDS encoding glycosyltransferase family 2 protein; its protein translation is MRNLSVILPTLNSMPLLPAHIASMRSWIDLADEIIVVDSHSTDGTQYYLRENLRAHPAQIHTHPRGLYQSWNSAIQRATGRWLYISTVGDPISRDLLEHLLDTSERLQSDVLLGNPAFIDENDQPLPEFYWAPNEIADTLATEGPVTFSGPAALFYAAKHLYTSALLGSCASNLYRTTHLQRLPFCTDFGMAGDAAWGIRHALETTFATTRHPGSFFRVHRKSYETCACECETLEPRLHALVRETCSRQPASALLDELQIPEMITHLTSSIQLGRSLKVRRQQSRGPWYVHPALWRERSALRCHRQSLDAIVARSTQLIRESHTQRTATLTPPVSDRSTQSTPS
- a CDS encoding nucleotide-diphospho-sugar transferase is translated as MKSPLLFLIFNRPDTTATVFSRIREARPTRLYIAADGPRATRPDEARHCADTRAIATAIDWPCQVTTLFRDKNLGCKEAVSSAIDWFFSHEEEGIILEDDCVPAPDFFPFCDTLLAHHRHDHRIRHIAGCNFQQGTTRGDGSYYFSNLTHVWGWASWRRAWHDYDKDLARYTEDEIFEQLETRFHDPLLAAAWLEMAVSIKKKTVDTWDIQLAVTNLMHGGLSIIPNVNLISNIGFDSRATHTLSATDPKNAQPIGALGEIRHPSTPVADLAADLHTLHTEIKLTEARRQKYARPKYRLKRFIATLGGPRRWKRAGT
- a CDS encoding ABC transporter ATP-binding protein translates to MRRFVPYIKYLKAIRAQFIGSVLCAALYGIISGFVLNYVLMKKVLPAVFSEGARDMSTWQIAGYAALVPAVFLVRALAAFFNSYLVSLCGVRVLEQVRLDFFQRLQALPLNFFARHTSGDLLSRGLADTNQLQYTLTNVGNEIFKQPATLLFALGALIYEASSTPDAWKMLLCLASVPLAVFPIRYVGKHILRRAQQLQSQLGVVSDRLSENLSATKEIRAFGLEERETNRFRTAVQSLFHVQMKIVKYSSFLSPTIEFISSLGIAGTLVYAYYANIPWTSFLFIVGAIYFAYEPIKKIGAINNDLKRGLSALDRIEEILNAPLEIDDPANPVAVDRLQGRIAFQNVSFAYKTDTHVLKDVTIDLPPGTVCALVGPSGAGKSTFANLVPRFYEVSNGGVTIDGIDLRAMKVADLRRNIALVSQDPVLFNDTIYNNLLLGRAGATREEVEQAAKDAFAHDFILSQPNGYDTMVGERGGKLSGGQKQRVALARAFLRNAPILILDEATSALDSESEAFIQRALQKLVVGKTVLIIAHRFSTIRDASKILVFEEGRIVAHGPHAQLYGTSPLYKTLYDRQQGAGAEVRA